Sequence from the Cyanobacteriota bacterium genome:
GAGCTTTATAGATCCTTTGTACTAAGATAATAGGTTGCAACCAGTTCTGAAAAGAATATACTAGCAGGATGTCAAGCAGCAACACTGGTATTGAATGGACTGACAAGACTTGGAACCCTACTACTGGTTGTAATAAGGTGAGTCC
This genomic interval carries:
- a CDS encoding phage Gp37/Gp68 family protein, whose translation is MSSSNTGIEWTDKTWNPTTGCNKVSP